In Mucilaginibacter celer, one DNA window encodes the following:
- a CDS encoding chorismate mutase, with product MKLNLNIQPLSSWIKTNNEPLVISGPCSAETEEQLVATAHLLAQTGKISALRAGIWKPRTRPGEFEGIGSIGLEWLKRAKEETGLPTAVEVATAKHVEEALAAGVDILWVGARSTANPFTVQEIADALKGVDVPVMVKNPVNPDLSLWVGALERINNAGITKLAAIHRGFSSYEKSAFRNEPMWDVAISLKTLAPELPIINDPSHITGNRDLIGYISQKALDLDMQGLMIESHIDPSVAWTDAKQQVTPAALADIINHLALRKPEVKNADVNDKLAELRNQIDKIDDLVIQKIAERMQIAEKIGQYKKDNNITILQVGRWDEILQKRTTYGKALKLSGEFTEKLLELVHSESIRRQTEIMNAEAGQGQAAEKLTHA from the coding sequence ATGAAACTAAATTTAAACATCCAACCGCTTAGCAGCTGGATCAAAACCAACAACGAACCATTAGTAATTTCGGGCCCCTGCAGTGCCGAAACCGAAGAGCAGTTAGTAGCTACCGCTCATTTATTAGCCCAAACAGGTAAAATTTCGGCTTTACGTGCCGGCATCTGGAAACCACGTACCCGTCCGGGCGAGTTTGAAGGCATCGGTAGCATTGGTTTGGAATGGTTAAAACGCGCTAAAGAAGAAACCGGCCTTCCAACTGCTGTAGAAGTTGCAACTGCTAAACACGTTGAAGAAGCCCTTGCTGCCGGTGTTGATATCCTTTGGGTAGGCGCGCGTTCAACTGCTAACCCGTTCACCGTTCAGGAAATTGCCGATGCCCTTAAAGGTGTTGACGTGCCCGTAATGGTTAAAAACCCGGTAAACCCTGATCTTTCGTTATGGGTTGGTGCTTTAGAGCGTATTAACAACGCGGGTATCACTAAACTGGCGGCTATTCACCGCGGTTTCTCATCTTACGAAAAATCTGCTTTCCGTAACGAACCAATGTGGGATGTTGCCATCAGCCTTAAAACTTTGGCTCCTGAATTGCCTATCATTAACGACCCAAGCCACATTACCGGTAACCGCGACCTGATTGGTTATATCTCGCAAAAAGCTTTAGACCTTGATATGCAAGGCCTGATGATCGAATCGCACATCGACCCAAGTGTAGCATGGACTGATGCCAAACAACAGGTTACCCCTGCTGCCCTTGCCGATATCATCAACCACTTAGCTCTACGTAAACCCGAAGTTAAAAACGCTGATGTAAACGATAAACTGGCCGAACTGCGTAACCAGATTGATAAAATTGACGACCTGGTAATCCAGAAAATTGCCGAGCGTATGCAGATTGCCGAAAAAATCGGTCAGTACAAAAAAGATAACAACATTACCATTTTACAAGTTGGCCGTTGGGACGAGATCCTGCAAAAACGTACTACTTATGGTAAAGCCTTAAAATTAAGCGGCGAGTTTACCGAAAAATTACTCGAATTAGTTCACAGTGAATCTATCCGTCGCCAAACCGAGATCATGAACGCAGAAGCTGGTCAGGGTCAGGCTGCAGAAAAACTTACACACGCTTAA
- the aroA gene encoding 3-phosphoshikimate 1-carboxyvinyltransferase yields MMQNIILKRNNKLVNGTVNLTGSKSECNRALIIEALSRGAVRVENVSDAADAVLLAGILRKNQEILAGDASPDNSEIENCKSDIVDIGPAGTAMRFLTAYYAIQQDEVILTGSKRMKERPIGILVDALRVLGGNIDYEENDGYPPIKLKGGFKQQTNQISIKGNISSQYITALLLIASSLPEGLELHIEGDLTSRPYVEMTLAMLETAGIKHNWEGNVISIAKQDFATTTLSVEPDWSAASYWYAIAALADEAELFLTGLTPYSLQGDSVITEIMANFGITSQFKDGGVHLKKENKPIARREFDLKECPDLAQTVIVVCAALSHEASFTGLETLKIKETDRILALQTELGKMGVKLIEKDEVYTLDCSEKFIPDNIFINTYHDHRMAMAFAPLALVLPKMEFENGPVVDKSYPAFWTDLEKQGFEVEEVEVKG; encoded by the coding sequence ATGATGCAAAACATCATTCTTAAAAGAAACAACAAACTCGTTAATGGTACGGTTAACCTCACCGGTTCAAAAAGTGAGTGTAACCGTGCCCTCATCATCGAGGCGCTAAGCAGGGGCGCGGTAAGGGTTGAGAATGTATCTGATGCTGCTGATGCTGTGTTGCTTGCCGGAATTTTGAGAAAGAATCAGGAGATTTTAGCGGGCGATGCTTCTCCGGATAATTCCGAAATTGAAAATTGCAAATCGGATATCGTTGATATCGGTCCTGCCGGTACAGCAATGCGCTTCCTTACTGCTTACTATGCTATTCAGCAAGATGAAGTGATATTAACCGGCAGCAAACGCATGAAAGAGCGCCCGATAGGCATATTGGTTGATGCCTTACGTGTGCTGGGCGGCAATATCGATTATGAAGAAAACGACGGCTACCCTCCCATCAAATTAAAAGGTGGCTTTAAACAACAAACCAATCAAATCAGCATAAAAGGCAATATCAGCAGCCAATACATTACTGCATTGTTGCTGATAGCCTCAAGCTTGCCCGAAGGTTTGGAATTACACATTGAAGGCGATTTAACCTCCCGCCCGTATGTTGAAATGACCTTAGCGATGTTAGAAACCGCCGGCATTAAACACAATTGGGAAGGCAACGTAATTTCGATAGCCAAGCAGGATTTTGCAACTACAACGTTAAGCGTTGAGCCGGATTGGAGCGCAGCTTCGTACTGGTATGCTATTGCTGCTTTGGCTGATGAGGCCGAACTGTTTTTAACGGGCCTTACACCGTACAGTTTACAGGGTGATAGCGTCATCACCGAGATTATGGCTAACTTTGGGATCACCTCGCAGTTTAAAGATGGCGGCGTTCACTTGAAAAAGGAGAACAAACCTATCGCCCGCCGCGAATTTGATTTGAAAGAATGCCCCGATCTGGCACAAACCGTAATTGTTGTATGCGCGGCCTTAAGCCACGAAGCATCATTTACCGGCCTCGAAACCTTAAAGATCAAAGAAACCGACCGCATTTTAGCCTTACAAACCGAGCTTGGCAAAATGGGCGTTAAACTGATTGAAAAAGATGAAGTTTACACCTTAGATTGCAGCGAAAAATTTATCCCGGATAACATCTTCATCAACACTTACCATGATCACCGCATGGCTATGGCCTTCGCGCCGCTGGCTCTTGTTCTTCCAAAAATGGAATTTGAGAACGGTCCGGTAGTTGATAAATCATACCCCGCTTTCTGGACTGATCTGGAAAAGCAAGGGTTTGAAGTGGAAGAAGTTGAGGTGAAAGGATAA